From one Elusimicrobiota bacterium genomic stretch:
- a CDS encoding 4Fe-4S cluster-binding domain-containing protein, with product MKPKFIPEQVLFSLTTKCNLACKHCTVKPGSDTINLKTASKFLRQCTEYEIIKVGFTGGEPFLALRELLALTRTARKYDMEFDRITTNGVWWHTSDELTHELTELHTAGYDGTFGLSCDRFHRQDIRKLAKFITGCNRVWERIDQVSLVFIEDKVKALQTKTYKKLRALARVLHAKMEYHREMPVVIRADNLLLRISSIPLFPINNKKVLLSTPWDAKKWFHEDYCAGPGNIFFVTPTGDVYPCCGYATDFCNDLRLGNVQRDTPGKLARNAHTNKFVNTVFTQGLTSIKNKLVREGVIFPGKTYNHCFFCYYARTYC from the coding sequence ATGAAACCTAAGTTTATACCGGAACAAGTACTGTTTTCATTAACAACAAAATGCAACCTCGCATGCAAACATTGCACGGTAAAACCCGGCAGTGATACCATTAATCTAAAGACAGCATCAAAGTTCTTACGCCAATGCACGGAGTACGAAATTATTAAAGTAGGCTTCACTGGGGGTGAACCTTTCCTTGCGCTACGCGAATTATTAGCTCTAACCCGCACAGCACGGAAGTATGATATGGAATTTGACAGAATCACAACTAACGGCGTATGGTGGCACACTTCCGATGAACTAACCCACGAGCTTACGGAATTACATACCGCAGGATACGACGGTACGTTTGGCCTTAGTTGTGACAGGTTCCACCGGCAGGATATACGTAAACTCGCAAAGTTTATCACCGGATGTAACCGTGTATGGGAGAGAATTGATCAGGTATCACTGGTGTTTATAGAAGACAAAGTTAAAGCATTACAAACAAAAACGTATAAGAAACTACGCGCTCTAGCGCGGGTATTACACGCAAAAATGGAGTACCACAGAGAAATGCCGGTAGTGATAAGAGCGGATAACTTATTATTACGGATATCGAGTATCCCGTTATTCCCTATAAACAACAAAAAAGTTTTACTCTCAACCCCGTGGGATGCAAAAAAATGGTTCCATGAAGATTACTGCGCAGGCCCCGGCAACATTTTTTTTGTTACCCCTACGGGTGACGTATATCCGTGCTGTGGATACGCTACAGACTTTTGTAACGATCTAAGGCTTGGCAATGTTCAACGCGATACACCAGGCAAGCTAGCACGTAACGCTCATACCAACAAATTCGTTAATACCGTCTTTACGCAAGGATTAACATCGATAAAGAATAAGTTAG